Proteins encoded by one window of Halobaculum halobium:
- a CDS encoding CDGSH iron-sulfur domain-containing protein: MREVTLDATGPIRLDEDDIDDEYGDIAVCRCGLSDEFPFCDGSHAQTAEEESGVLYTYVDGERRVVEEVRLADGDALAPGGDERAENAEEKE, translated from the coding sequence ATGCGCGAAGTCACGCTCGATGCGACCGGCCCGATCCGACTTGACGAGGACGACATCGACGACGAGTACGGCGACATCGCCGTGTGCCGCTGCGGGCTCAGCGACGAGTTCCCGTTCTGCGACGGCTCGCACGCGCAGACCGCCGAAGAGGAATCGGGCGTCCTGTACACGTACGTCGACGGGGAGCGACGCGTCGTCGAGGAGGTCCGGCTCGCCGACGGCGACGCGCTCGCTCCCGGCGGTGACGAGAGGGCGGAGAACGCGGAGGAGAAGGAGTAG